The Geotoga petraea genome has a segment encoding these proteins:
- a CDS encoding cation:proton antiporter: MTDIIVFAIIGFGAFFSILRLIMGPTVADRAAALDTMNVIITGLIVFLAHIFENSLYLDIAIVYGALSFLETVVVSRYLEANKK; encoded by the coding sequence ATGACAGATATTATTGTTTTTGCCATTATAGGATTTGGAGCTTTTTTCTCAATTCTTAGGTTGATTATGGGACCAACCGTGGCAGACAGAGCAGCAGCTTTAGACACTATGAACGTAATTATTACAGGGTTGATTGTATTCTTAGCACATATATTTGAAAATTCTCTCTATTTAGATATAGCTATAGTTTATGGAGCGCTTTCTTTCTTGGAAACTGTAGTTGTGTCCAGATATTTGGAGGCGAATAAGAAATGA
- a CDS encoding Na+/H+ antiporter subunit E: MKKFLSSFVTFWVIWTALSGFETQEMIVGAIASLVLAFVVSQYLNFSFNLSIIYRVFVFIFVYIPVFLYKMLLSNLDVARRVLSPKIPLNPGFVKIKTDIKSKTGKLTLANSITLTPGTMSVDVDDQYIYVHWIDVKGEGIEDYSKEVSGSFEKILGGIFK, from the coding sequence ATGAAAAAGTTTTTATCATCTTTTGTGACTTTTTGGGTGATTTGGACTGCCTTATCCGGTTTTGAAACTCAAGAGATGATTGTGGGTGCGATTGCTTCGCTTGTGCTTGCTTTCGTTGTTTCACAATATCTTAATTTTTCGTTCAACTTGAGTATTATATACCGGGTATTTGTATTTATTTTTGTTTATATACCAGTTTTTCTTTACAAAATGCTTTTGTCCAATTTGGATGTAGCAAGGAGGGTTCTTAGCCCCAAGATACCATTGAATCCTGGGTTTGTTAAGATAAAAACTGATATTAAAAGCAAAACAGGTAAATTAACTCTTGCTAATTCTATTACTTTGACACCTGGTACAATGTCTGTTGATGTGGATGATCAATATATATATGTACACTGGATAGATGTCAAAGGTGAAGGAATTGAGGATTATTCAAAGGAAGTATCGGGTTCTTTTGAAAAAATCTTAGGGGGTATCTTTAAATGA